GCAAGTCAAAATTTCCACAGAAGAACGGAAGCTTGTCTTGGATAGTAAGGTTTGGGACCAATACAAAGATAAACCTGGTTATCCTCCTCTGCTGCTGTGCTATGATGATTTGCCCTCCAAAATGAGACGTTGTTTCACATACTGTGCTGTTTTCTCCAAAGACAGCAAGAAGTTAGAGCAAGAATACTGGATCAATTTGTGGATGGCACAAGGTTATCTAAGGGCAACACAGATTAAGGAAGAGGAATTAGTAGGTAAGGACTACTTTGAAAACTTAATCGCTCGATCTTTCTTCCAAAATGCTATAAACGATGGGAATGGTAGCACAGCAGCATGTAAGGTGCATGATCTGGTGCACGAGTTCGCCCAATTTCTTACCGAGAACGATTGTGTTAACGTTGAGGTCAGGAGTCATGGAGTGATTGGGATGGTCTCTTCTTGGGACAAAGTTCGCCATTTGAAGATAGAGTTTTCGGAAAGGAATGCCTCATTCCCTGTctcttttgataaattaaaaaatttgcgTAGCCTCCTCGTTGACTACTGTATAAGTGACTATCCATTTGTAAGAAGAAACCAGGACGATTTATTAAGTCGATTGACTTGTTTGAGAGCATTGAAGTTGAGCCACATCTCAAGTGAAGAAATATCAGATAAGATAGGCAAACTGATACATCTGAGGTATCTTGACCTGTCTGACAATCAGCATTTGAAGTATTTGCCTGAAGAAATTGGTGAATTGCACAACCTGCAAACCCTAAACGTCAGTGGTTGCTGTGAGCTTCAAAGGCTACCGTATGGCTTATGCAGGTTAATCAACTTGAGGCATCTCAACAATTATCACACTGATAAATTGACTTTCATGCCCAGAGGAATCGAGAGATTAACTTCTCTGAAGTCACTTTACAAGTTTGTTGTGAATTGCTCCTACCATAGTAAGGAATCATCTAGCACTCTTGGAGATCTGCAAAATTTGAACAACCTTCGAAACTATCTCGAGATTAGTGGGTTGGGAATTTCAACAGATATGATCAGTGAGACCAGAAAGGCACAacttaaaaagaagaaacagcTCGTTACTTTGAAACTCAGTTTTGTAGAGTGCAAAGCGTTGATACATGACCAGGATGGAGAaattattcaagccttagaacCACCTCCAAGTCTGCAACATCTGGAGATAGAGCACTATGGAGGCATCAACATGAAAATTCCCAATTGGATGATGCACTTAGCCAAGCTGTCCAAGATCTGTATCTCCAAGTTCCGAAACTGCAACAATCTGCCTCCATTGGGCAAGCTACCGTTCCTCGAGTATCTTGAGATATCGGATATGAGGAGTGTGCATAGAGTGGGCGAtgaatttctgggaatagaaaCTAACCATAAGGAAAAcgaagataagaaaaaagcttTCCCCAAACTGAAAGAACTCAGATTTTCTCGCATGTATGCATGGGATAAATGGGATGCTGGGATCGCCCTGGAAGAAGAAGTAATGCCATGTCTTCTTCGCTTATACATTGGATTTTGCGATACGTTGGAAGCACTTCCAAGACAACTTCTTCAGATGACCACTCTAGAGGAACTGTCTGTGGATGATTGTTGTTCTCTGAGAGGCCAATATCATTGGAATGGTGGAGTGGATTGGCACCGTATCTCTCACATCCCCATCATCTATTTTGATGGAAAGAGGTACGTAAACTATAAATATCCTGCTTGtgatttgggctttaatttcttgtaaatatattttaacaaatgaCAAATTTCTTGTACAATGGTTTTACGCACCTGTGAATTGTCAGTTGTTTCGAATGTTCTTTTGTTTGAATTTCTCTACTACTGATGAATTTCTAAATTTGCAAGAGATGGTCTAAACTTTTCTAATTaacttctctttcctttttttctccagATTCTCAGAACAAAAGCACAAGTCAGAATCTGtagaaaaaaaacccttttgaagctgaaaagagaagaaaatccGAATAAAAAAGGGCCAAAGTTCAAGGAAATGGTCTTTACTCTTCAACTTGCTGGAAACGTTGATTTTCACTATCAGGGAAGCATGGAGGAGCAAGTCCAGCAAGATGTTCATAAtttactacttttttttttaaattacaggGACATAAGAAGAGATCATCTGTTTAGACTTCGAGCAGTATAAAGGTTTATGGCAACTGGATAGGAATGAATAACAGTGAATGCAAAGCATATTCTGTAGAGCACATACCGAAGAAACAGAGGAATTCTGCTTTTGAAGGAGATTACAGGTTCAGAAGAACGTACATTCTGCCACTCTTCAACTTGATGTGAGTTTTAACAAACTGCAATATGCAATGTGACAGTAGAATTCGCAGACATAATCCAAAAGTGTTTCTGCATGGTGATTGTCATGTGGATTGTAAAGAAGAGCATTCCTGAGAAACTCCTAATCATATGCAATGAGAAAGCTTTTGGTTGAGACTCGAGAGAAGTTGTACAATTGGCGAGGGACAAATTGTACGTAAATGACTGAGATTACTACAAGTGGTCTGAAATCTGTTTGTTGTGATCCTTGTGTTTGTGAAAATAAACTGGTAATCGATTTACAGGGACTGGAATCTGTTTTTGTTGCTTATAGGATGCAAAAccattattgtattttccagaCAGCACAGACCTCACTAGTTTGTCTAATCAGTAGTCGACcaggattaaaattttaaaaaatcaactagtTCGGTTCGACCTAAAACCGAACTTTAGCCAAACCGAGCTAAATCGTAAACCAAAAAACCAAGTCATTTTGTcctaaaatgaatataaaatcaGTTTGAActgatttcaggtttttttaaaaaaattttagtttaattacttttttttatatattaaaacttaaatCAAAGTGAAAATAATACCTTTAAAAGCTTCAACACATCTACTATTTCACACAAACAAGAGTGTTTCGTCTGCTACCTTATCTCTTATTTTGAATGCATGTAAAGTCATCTCCAAGTCACTCtactttctattcttttttatatattagtacaaattgtttcttttttcttcttttttttcattaagaaTTCCATTATTCAATTTAAGTCATATTTTAAGACTATATAGTTCATTGCTTCATGAACTAAAGTTTTGATTAATGATGGTATAAATAACATGAGATGATTTCCttcaaaaactagaaaatagtCACGTATAGCATCATAATGTAATGGAATATCCTATGGATACGAGGGGCATGTTAGCTGcagtctctcttttttctttttctttttttgggtttattggATAAGTCAATTTACTCGATTCTGTATAATGTTTATACGCTCtcaaaaataaagttgttaattttattccggtaagtattttattttttcaattagaatAAAATGTTTTGGTTTCGAAACGTTTCGGCATGTTATTTCAGGATTGTattgttcatatatataattcatatatataattcaaaaaacataattcaaatttaaaataaattaattataaattatgtaatacaaacaaatataattttaaattttaaaatatttctaaatagtcaataTTAAATAGaactttaacttaaagtaattcaacttaaacaaaatacaaatgATTTAATAGCTTGTTTAAGCTCGAACGAAACATGTGAAATCAAACCGAAACATTCTAGTCGAAATTTATCCGGAAAATCCGAACGGGCCGAgatttgaaatgaaatgaaaattattctattttgttctgttttttgaattgatatgatATATTTCAGTTATTTAGGATGAAACGGAACGAAATTAATAACCTTACTAAAAAGATGTGCTCTTTTTCATAGAGAAAAATGGGgaagttttgtttctttttttagagaaaaattgGAAATACTTTcccaaagacaaaaaaaaaaaaaaaaagtttagatcTCCCAACTATGGATTTATCAAAACTTAAAAGATAATTCTTGTGTTTGTTAAAAGTTAGGTGGAGAAATGTATTTGATGAGGCTGGGAGAAAACTTTTACTAAAAGTTCTTTCCTTTTAGGCTACAGTGAACTAGGTTTGTAGAAGGGTTGGGTGCCATCATTCCATAAAAGACAAGAGAAAGGAAAGTCCCTCCAAACACTTCTCTTGGATATTTAAATTAGCACTAATAGTAAAGGAGAAAAGTCTAAAAAACCTTGAGTTGATATAGATATATTGCACGGAGGGTGAATTATTCcgtttatcttttatttataattttgaattatatgaAGATAAAAACACTCTAGGCAAAGCTATTGCaaaagtactttaaaataatattttatttatttttaaaaattaatttttgatatttatatatcaaaataattttaaaacataaaaaaataattttaaatcaatttttttaaaaatttttaaaagcgTGTTTTagaacacaatttcaaataatatcGTTAGATGTGTCgcaaactaaattaattaggtTATCCTCATGCATTGTCAACTTAGACGTATAGGAGCCCAACAATGACCACAtgtttatctagatagatttgaattaatctaaaaaaacaaaactgagtCTTGTTGAAAATTAGAAATTCATGAATTTGATGGTTGAGGGTGTAATTTATGGATAAAAAAGAAGTAGgtgcactattttttttatctttccttttttaCGAGGAAGGTGATataaatacaattatttttcctttttggaaCTAAAACTACATTGATTACCATATCACATTTATGGCACCAATAAAATCTAGTGATTAAAACCAGTATTATTAAACCTgccccggcc
The genomic region above belongs to Populus alba chromosome 12, ASM523922v2, whole genome shotgun sequence and contains:
- the LOC118046277 gene encoding putative disease resistance protein RGA1, with translation MAHLVSELLELLSSIRFYEVKQEVRLVVGVKEEVKNLTRKLQSVKLEVADAERRWRHEQDESAKEWLDDFEEICYGLDDVLDEWVTAILKSETESEYENPSKSKRKLKIHSSCFTCGQVSLRDDIASKMKKLNEKADRFFGRKETKFEKSIQYYATAVDETPVCGREKEKDEIMKLLLGESTDQGGRSSDVISIVGIAGVGKTYLAELVYEEKSIKEEFNFKIWVSVSQSFAKIIAEKSDFQSVPHRFSSSDRVGLNDLLEETALAVFGKKFLLVLDDVQEIDSSTWYKYLRCYFEFGLPGSKVLITTRSDLVPVDNLTCVFPLHGITEDDCRSLFSHRAWFGNSSTESEDMVSIHNKIISGCKGLPFLVKALASLLQVKISTEERKLVLDSKVWDQYKDKPGYPPLLLCYDDLPSKMRRCFTYCAVFSKDSKKLEQEYWINLWMAQGYLRATQIKEEELVGKDYFENLIARSFFQNAINDGNGSTAACKVHDLVHEFAQFLTENDCVNVEVRSHGVIGMVSSWDKVRHLKIEFSERNASFPVSFDKLKNLRSLLVDYCISDYPFVRRNQDDLLSRLTCLRALKLSHISSEEISDKIGKLIHLRYLDLSDNQHLKYLPEEIGELHNLQTLNVSGCCELQRLPYGLCRLINLRHLNNYHTDKLTFMPRGIERLTSLKSLYKFVVNCSYHSKESSSTLGDLQNLNNLRNYLEISGLGISTDMISETRKAQLKKKKQLVTLKLSFVECKALIHDQDGEIIQALEPPPSLQHLEIEHYGGINMKIPNWMMHLAKLSKICISKFRNCNNLPPLGKLPFLEYLEISDMRSVHRVGDEFLGIETNHKENEDKKKAFPKLKELRFSRMYAWDKWDAGIALEEEVMPCLLRLYIGFCDTLEALPRQLLQMTTLEELSVDDCCSLRGQYHWNGGVDWHRISHIPIIYFDGKRFSEQKHKSESVEKKPF